A window from Opitutia bacterium ISCC 52 encodes these proteins:
- a CDS encoding SLC13 family permease, translating into MFEDHSLKPDEWWKEAIQRMETLNKEAIELLIVGLVLLGVFIAFMKDWATPDIIAMSGLFAVVVTGILGPTDMLKVFSNPAPLTIGAMFVLSSALEKTGVIDQLGQVFIKLAGQNEIRALIVLMIMAAGLSAFVNNTPVVVIFLPLIIGLARTTDLKASRLLIPLSFAGILGGTCTLIGSSTNLLIDGMTQQFGMAPFGLFEFSKLGILYAFAGLLYLLLVGRHLLPKRETLASILDLSESREYLLAAVIGEDSVLIGKMVPDTSLAKMKEVRIIEIQRKGERLMEGLDKLDLAKGDRLLLKVHSSHVQNLKELKGIEFPANDEADLGLVNLELREARILEGIIGPHSSMIGKSISQMNFRQKYGAIILAVHRQGENLQANFQKLKLAFGDTLLVEGPAEGINRL; encoded by the coding sequence TTGTTCGAGGATCACTCCTTAAAGCCTGATGAATGGTGGAAGGAAGCGATACAGCGTATGGAGACTTTGAATAAAGAGGCTATAGAGCTGCTCATTGTAGGGCTGGTTTTATTGGGCGTTTTTATCGCCTTTATGAAGGATTGGGCGACTCCCGATATTATAGCGATGTCCGGTTTATTCGCTGTAGTTGTGACGGGCATATTGGGTCCAACTGACATGCTGAAGGTATTCAGTAATCCGGCTCCTCTGACCATAGGAGCGATGTTTGTTCTGAGTAGCGCTCTGGAGAAAACCGGAGTAATCGATCAGCTAGGCCAGGTGTTTATCAAGTTAGCCGGTCAGAACGAGATTCGAGCCCTTATTGTTTTAATGATCATGGCAGCGGGTCTGTCAGCATTCGTAAACAACACCCCCGTGGTGGTTATTTTCCTGCCCCTCATTATCGGACTCGCTAGAACCACGGACCTCAAAGCCTCTCGTCTCCTCATTCCATTGTCATTCGCAGGTATACTTGGAGGAACCTGCACGTTGATTGGCTCTTCTACGAATTTGCTAATAGACGGTATGACTCAGCAATTTGGAATGGCCCCATTCGGCTTGTTCGAATTCAGCAAACTAGGCATTCTTTATGCCTTCGCGGGTTTGTTATACTTGCTCCTGGTGGGAAGACACCTGCTTCCAAAACGCGAAACATTGGCGTCCATTCTGGATTTGAGCGAATCCCGGGAGTACTTATTGGCAGCGGTAATTGGCGAAGATTCAGTCCTCATTGGCAAAATGGTCCCTGATACCTCACTGGCCAAGATGAAGGAAGTCCGCATCATTGAGATTCAACGAAAAGGGGAACGTCTCATGGAAGGTCTGGACAAATTAGATCTAGCGAAAGGGGATCGGCTGCTTCTAAAAGTTCATTCTTCCCACGTGCAAAATTTGAAAGAGCTCAAAGGGATTGAATTTCCAGCGAATGATGAGGCCGACCTTGGATTGGTGAACCTCGAACTCCGCGAAGCTCGGATACTAGAAGGGATTATTGGACCTCACTCCTCCATGATTGGAAAATCAATCTCTCAAATGAATTTCCGCCAAAAGTACGGCGCCATCATACTTGCCGTTCATCGCCAAGGAGAAAACCTGCAGGCCAATTTTCAAAAGCTCAAACTCGCGTTTGGTGACACCCTTTTAGTTGAAGGGCCAGCGGAGGGAATTAATCGCCTGTAG
- a CDS encoding arylsulfatase: MLKRCLLPLSVILTLLSFNLNGETRPNIVLVLADDMGFSDAGCYGGEIQTPTLDSLAENGLRFSQMYSTGRCWPSRAVLMTGYYAQQVGMDPRRGKEWPSWSRLLPLRLKEAGYRNYHSGKWHLKGMPADPAVSGFDRSYYLGDQDRFFSPKRVWVDDEQQPAIERDTGFYSTVAKADYAIEFLKDHAADTADQPFFLYLAFFAPHFPLHALLEDIEKYKDAYLTGWDVVRKERWSRLTSMGLVDSGLAERREDIFPPWNLSEEDLVSQIHPGEVAYALPWEDLTDEQQRFQATKMAIHAAMIDRMDQEIGRVMAQVKHMGESDNTVFIFLSDNGASGEMMNRGDRHDPAAPLGSAGSYLGLGPGWSTAANTPFSFHKHWNHEGGISSPMVVSWPKGIQARGELRHTPAHFIDLYPTILDLAGAQAPTPVKGPFLPGRSLVPIFQEQAEWSDRFIFWAHSGNRAVRQGNWKAVTRRDNEERWELYNMANDRAELHDLATKQQGKLHELSSVWKSLSDQFASDFETGSHMKD; encoded by the coding sequence ATGCTCAAAAGGTGCCTGCTTCCCCTATCGGTAATTCTTACTCTCCTCTCCTTTAACCTAAATGGTGAAACACGGCCGAATATAGTTCTGGTGCTTGCGGACGATATGGGTTTTTCGGATGCAGGCTGTTATGGAGGAGAGATTCAAACGCCAACGCTGGATAGCTTGGCGGAGAATGGGTTACGATTTTCGCAAATGTATTCCACCGGGCGTTGCTGGCCATCCCGTGCGGTTTTGATGACAGGCTATTATGCCCAACAAGTGGGTATGGATCCGAGGAGAGGTAAGGAATGGCCGAGTTGGAGCCGGTTGCTTCCGTTACGCTTAAAGGAAGCGGGTTATCGCAACTATCATTCTGGCAAGTGGCATCTCAAGGGCATGCCGGCAGATCCAGCCGTGAGCGGTTTTGACCGATCCTATTATCTGGGAGACCAGGATCGGTTTTTTAGTCCAAAAAGGGTCTGGGTGGACGACGAGCAGCAGCCAGCAATTGAACGTGATACGGGCTTCTACTCCACCGTGGCCAAAGCTGATTACGCGATTGAATTTCTGAAAGACCATGCTGCTGACACCGCTGATCAGCCCTTTTTTCTCTACCTGGCATTCTTCGCGCCCCACTTTCCGCTTCACGCGCTTCTGGAGGATATCGAGAAATATAAGGATGCTTATTTAACAGGCTGGGATGTGGTCAGGAAGGAGCGGTGGTCTCGGTTGACCTCTATGGGTTTGGTTGATTCCGGATTGGCTGAGCGAAGGGAGGACATTTTTCCACCTTGGAACCTTTCTGAAGAGGACCTGGTTTCTCAAATCCATCCGGGTGAAGTCGCCTACGCCCTTCCCTGGGAGGATTTGACCGATGAGCAACAACGTTTCCAGGCGACCAAGATGGCGATCCATGCCGCCATGATTGATCGCATGGATCAGGAGATTGGACGAGTGATGGCCCAGGTGAAACACATGGGAGAATCGGACAACACGGTATTTATCTTTTTATCCGACAATGGCGCCAGTGGAGAAATGATGAACCGCGGTGACAGGCACGATCCAGCTGCTCCATTGGGATCGGCAGGTTCCTATCTTGGACTTGGTCCTGGTTGGTCAACAGCTGCGAACACCCCTTTTTCCTTCCACAAACACTGGAATCATGAAGGTGGCATTTCATCACCCATGGTTGTCAGTTGGCCTAAGGGCATCCAGGCACGTGGAGAGCTCCGCCACACACCAGCGCATTTCATCGATCTTTATCCCACTATTTTGGACCTCGCAGGAGCTCAGGCTCCTACTCCAGTAAAGGGACCTTTCCTACCTGGACGAAGTTTGGTGCCTATTTTTCAAGAGCAGGCTGAATGGTCTGATCGATTTATATTTTGGGCTCATTCCGGAAACCGGGCCGTTCGTCAGGGGAATTGGAAGGCGGTAACACGACGAGACAATGAGGAACGGTGGGAGCTCTATAACATGGCCAATGATCGGGCTGAGTTACATGATTTGGCTACTAAGCAGCAAGGGAAGCTACATGAATTGTCTTCAGTATGGAAAAGTCTGAGTGATCAGTTTGCCAGTGACTTTGAGACAGGTAGTCACATGAAGGACTAA
- a CDS encoding 6-bladed beta-propeller, with protein MNKCLFVSKLFLSIGLLGVTTLSFAKGHKVVTGNGQHRFEINTHWQSFSDGNEMGSTHGGVAVDKNGNVYVTTDKERGIAVFSSGGKFLRSLGEEYSGSHSLEIHEEYGVEYLYAAHKAMERIIKLDLQGKLVMEIGSTDKQPIPETLKGLTGVTVGPDGRIYAVVGYGSNLIHIFSPKGKLLKTFGSKGEGLEDTKTSHGVTVDYRYETPRLLVADRENRRLKHYDLDGNLIGIHAQFLRRPCSIDIYGDYVAVAELQGRVTIVNKEGVPVAFLGDNPDEAQWAAFRTPLPDIAEGIFTAPHGLTYDKDGNLYVQDWNQTGRVSFLKRL; from the coding sequence ATGAATAAATGCCTCTTCGTCTCAAAACTATTTCTGTCAATCGGTCTCCTCGGTGTCACCACGTTGTCGTTTGCCAAAGGACACAAAGTCGTCACCGGCAATGGCCAGCATCGTTTCGAAATCAACACGCACTGGCAGTCTTTTTCTGACGGAAATGAAATGGGCTCTACCCATGGAGGAGTTGCAGTCGACAAAAACGGAAACGTCTATGTCACGACGGACAAGGAGCGAGGCATTGCCGTATTTTCATCCGGAGGCAAATTCCTGAGAAGCCTGGGTGAAGAATACTCCGGTTCCCACTCGTTGGAAATCCACGAGGAATATGGCGTGGAATACCTCTATGCCGCGCACAAGGCGATGGAACGTATCATCAAGCTAGACCTCCAAGGAAAACTGGTGATGGAAATCGGAAGCACGGACAAACAACCCATCCCCGAAACCTTAAAAGGCTTAACGGGAGTGACTGTAGGTCCTGACGGCCGCATTTATGCGGTAGTAGGCTACGGATCCAATCTCATCCACATTTTCAGCCCCAAGGGTAAACTTCTTAAAACCTTTGGCAGCAAAGGCGAAGGCCTTGAAGACACCAAGACCTCCCATGGTGTGACGGTTGATTATCGCTACGAAACGCCACGCCTTTTAGTTGCTGATCGTGAAAACCGTCGCCTCAAACACTACGATCTCGATGGAAATCTCATTGGAATTCACGCTCAGTTCCTGCGCCGTCCATGTTCAATCGACATTTATGGCGATTACGTTGCCGTTGCTGAGCTCCAAGGCCGCGTGACTATTGTAAACAAAGAAGGCGTGCCCGTTGCCTTTTTAGGCGATAATCCCGACGAAGCACAATGGGCGGCATTTAGAACACCGCTACCAGACATTGCAGAAGGTATCTTTACCGCACCACACGGTCTCACCTACGACAAGGACGGCAATCTCTACGTTCAGGACTGGAACCAGACCGGCCGCGTCTCGTTTTTAAAGCGCCTATGA
- a CDS encoding sulfatase-like hydrolase/transferase yields the protein MLRKVLTLSLLSLIPFAAFAADSPPNIVIIMTDDQGWGDLSVHGNTNLSTPNIDRLSEAGASFDRFYVCPVCSPTRAEFLTGRYSPRSGVFSTSSGGERMDLDEETIAEVFKAGGYATGMFGKWHNGMQHPYHPNSRGFEEFYGFCSGHWGHYFDFPLEHNGEIVRGDGFVIDDLTTRAMDYMEEQVKAEKPFFTYLAYNTPHSPMQVPEKFWEKFDGYDYPMKNREPNKEDPQHIRAALAMCENIDWNVGRLVDKLEELDATDNTIFIYFCDNGPNGVRWNGGMKGRKGSTDEGGVRSPLFFKWPAKIEAGKQVKSISSVTDLLPTLASMAGIDYTPAKPLDGLDISSALLGDYAPAPDRMIFTHWRDKISVRTQRFRLDNLGELYDIVADPEQRTPVTEQYSNITKRLREAAAEWKDDVVSQIGEEERPFVICHPDAPMTQLPARDGIEHGTIIRSNRYPNSSYFLNWTDEGDSITWDVEVLTAGTYEVELYYTCPEKDVGSTIELRMGDSVLKAKITEGWDPPIIGAAEDKVVRQESYEKDFKPVVIGKIDLPKGDGVISLTAPEIPGEQALEFRLLTLRPVDS from the coding sequence ATGCTCAGAAAAGTTCTTACTCTAAGTCTTCTTTCACTGATTCCTTTTGCCGCTTTTGCTGCCGATTCGCCTCCCAACATCGTCATCATTATGACCGACGACCAAGGTTGGGGTGACCTCAGTGTGCATGGGAATACCAACCTCAGTACGCCCAATATTGACCGTCTTTCCGAGGCCGGTGCGTCCTTTGATCGATTTTATGTGTGTCCGGTGTGTTCGCCAACCCGAGCGGAGTTTTTGACTGGGCGCTACAGCCCTCGCAGTGGTGTCTTCTCCACCAGTTCTGGTGGGGAACGGATGGATCTGGATGAAGAGACAATCGCTGAAGTTTTTAAGGCTGGTGGTTACGCGACGGGCATGTTCGGAAAATGGCACAATGGCATGCAGCATCCTTACCACCCCAATAGTCGCGGATTTGAGGAGTTCTACGGATTTTGTTCTGGGCACTGGGGTCACTACTTTGATTTTCCACTGGAGCACAACGGGGAGATTGTCCGTGGTGATGGATTCGTCATCGATGACCTGACGACCCGCGCCATGGATTACATGGAGGAGCAGGTGAAGGCCGAGAAGCCATTTTTTACTTACCTGGCTTACAACACCCCGCATTCACCGATGCAGGTACCGGAAAAGTTCTGGGAGAAGTTCGATGGCTACGATTACCCGATGAAAAACCGGGAACCAAATAAGGAGGATCCTCAGCACATCCGTGCGGCGCTCGCTATGTGTGAGAATATCGATTGGAATGTAGGTCGTCTGGTAGATAAGCTCGAAGAGCTGGATGCGACTGATAACACCATTTTCATTTATTTCTGTGACAACGGCCCGAATGGCGTTCGCTGGAACGGCGGCATGAAAGGCCGCAAAGGTTCCACGGATGAAGGCGGAGTGCGCTCTCCCCTGTTCTTTAAATGGCCTGCGAAGATTGAGGCAGGTAAGCAGGTTAAATCGATCAGCTCTGTCACTGATCTGTTGCCCACTCTCGCCAGCATGGCGGGCATCGACTATACACCGGCTAAGCCGCTGGACGGCTTGGACATTTCCTCTGCTTTGCTTGGCGATTACGCGCCCGCACCTGACCGCATGATCTTTACCCACTGGCGCGACAAGATCTCCGTGCGCACCCAACGATTTCGTTTAGATAATCTCGGAGAGTTATATGATATCGTTGCGGATCCGGAGCAACGGACACCTGTAACAGAGCAGTATTCTAATATTACAAAGCGACTGCGTGAGGCCGCTGCCGAGTGGAAGGACGATGTGGTTTCGCAAATTGGCGAAGAAGAACGGCCGTTTGTGATTTGTCATCCGGATGCTCCGATGACGCAGCTGCCGGCGCGTGATGGCATAGAGCACGGCACTATTATTCGCTCCAACCGGTATCCGAATAGCTCCTATTTCCTTAACTGGACGGATGAAGGAGACTCGATTACGTGGGATGTGGAGGTATTGACGGCTGGCACCTACGAAGTGGAGCTTTACTACACCTGCCCGGAAAAAGATGTGGGATCGACCATCGAGCTTCGCATGGGTGACTCGGTCTTAAAGGCAAAAATCACCGAAGGCTGGGATCCACCGATTATCGGGGCCGCTGAAGATAAAGTCGTTCGCCAAGAGTCTTACGAAAAAGATTTTAAACCGGTTGTGATCGGAAAAATTGACCTGCCGAAGGGCGACGGTGTGATCAGTCTGACCGCCCCGGAGATACCTGGGGAGCAGGCGCTGGAGTTCAGGCTGCTGACCTTGCGGCCAGTCGACTCATAG
- a CDS encoding IS110 family transposase has product MKTITTTPTSSDNNASFLGEVIKLGIDVHKDKYVVVQKIDSSVPERSRSFKPDQFLIWLEALKARCQSLYSCYEAGAFGYVLHRKLEALGVINHVICPINWDEHHKGVKTDGRDATQMALALDGYLRGNDRSFSVVRVPSEQEEQLRSITRQRQCLIKERSRNTNRGRSHALYYGVSLKGIWWAPKKWEGLTHTLSTHLVKLLQPIRAIILVINEQIQQVAQQLQEMETTALPQGMGTVLFQQTEREVGDWRRFDTRKQVGGYTGLCPSESTSANRRMQGSITKHGNPRLRHMLIECTWLLIRWNGDYRGVQKWREQLLNAKLTRSSKKKIVVAIARQFAVDWWRVRTGRVKPEDIGLSMKLLQS; this is encoded by the coding sequence ATGAAAACTATAACAACAACTCCCACATCATCTGACAATAACGCTAGCTTCCTTGGCGAAGTAATCAAGCTCGGTATCGACGTGCACAAAGACAAGTATGTGGTCGTTCAGAAGATCGACAGTTCTGTGCCTGAACGCTCGCGCAGTTTTAAACCTGATCAGTTTCTCATTTGGTTAGAAGCTTTGAAAGCACGTTGCCAGAGTCTCTACAGTTGCTACGAAGCTGGAGCGTTTGGCTATGTGCTGCACCGCAAACTCGAAGCGCTCGGAGTGATCAATCATGTGATCTGCCCGATCAATTGGGATGAACACCACAAAGGAGTAAAGACCGATGGCCGCGATGCCACTCAGATGGCCTTAGCGCTGGACGGTTATCTGCGTGGCAATGACCGCAGCTTCAGCGTGGTAAGAGTTCCTAGCGAACAGGAAGAACAACTACGCAGTATAACGCGTCAGCGCCAATGCCTGATCAAGGAGCGCAGTCGCAACACCAACCGTGGACGCAGCCATGCTCTTTACTACGGAGTCTCACTAAAAGGGATCTGGTGGGCACCGAAGAAGTGGGAGGGGTTAACACACACTCTGAGCACTCATCTGGTAAAACTCCTCCAGCCCATACGTGCCATTATCCTGGTGATCAACGAACAGATCCAGCAGGTGGCACAGCAACTCCAGGAAATGGAAACAACCGCTCTTCCCCAAGGCATGGGAACGGTACTGTTCCAGCAAACCGAACGCGAAGTGGGCGACTGGAGACGCTTTGATACGCGCAAGCAAGTCGGTGGCTACACGGGACTGTGCCCGAGTGAAAGCACCAGTGCCAACCGACGTATGCAAGGATCCATTACCAAACACGGCAACCCGCGGCTACGCCACATGCTTATCGAATGCACCTGGCTGCTGATCCGTTGGAACGGTGACTACCGAGGGGTGCAAAAGTGGCGAGAGCAACTACTTAACGCCAAACTGACCCGGTCCAGTAAAAAGAAAATCGTCGTGGCCATCGCCCGGCAGTTTGCCGTGGACTGGTGGCGAGTCAGAACCGGTCGGGTAAAACCCGAGGATATCGGACTAAGCATGAAACTCCTCCAATCCTAA
- a CDS encoding anion permease, whose product MAAFKVMPIAALALLAAVLVIMCGCLSPEDAYQAIDWKILFLIFGMLAIGFAVEETGGAKLIAEGVLNVVGDLHPMVIISIIYLMTVIITELISNNATAVLLTPLVVQMANQMDLDAKPLVVAVMFGASACFATPIGYQTNTYVYGAGGYKFSDFPKVGLLLNVILWMVATLAIPWLFPFGSPS is encoded by the coding sequence ATGGCAGCATTCAAAGTAATGCCAATTGCAGCACTGGCATTACTTGCCGCCGTCTTAGTAATAATGTGCGGATGCCTATCACCTGAAGATGCTTACCAAGCAATCGATTGGAAAATTCTGTTTCTTATATTTGGGATGTTAGCTATTGGGTTTGCCGTTGAGGAGACGGGCGGCGCGAAGCTGATTGCTGAAGGTGTCCTCAATGTAGTAGGGGACTTACATCCAATGGTCATAATATCCATAATTTATCTAATGACGGTAATTATCACAGAGTTAATATCCAACAACGCCACCGCCGTCCTGCTAACTCCATTGGTTGTGCAGATGGCAAATCAAATGGACTTGGATGCCAAGCCTTTGGTTGTTGCCGTCATGTTTGGAGCAAGTGCCTGTTTTGCTACGCCAATCGGTTATCAAACGAACACTTACGTCTACGGCGCTGGAGGCTACAAATTCAGTGACTTCCCGAAGGTGGGCCTATTGCTGAACGTGATTCTTTGGATGGTTGCCACCTTGGCTATCCCATGGTTGTTTCCTTTTGGAAGCCCAAGCTAA
- the atpC gene encoding ATP synthase F1 subunit epsilon, with protein MSIKLEIVTPVEKVYSETVDSVVLPTSSGEVGILPGHIPLITEILAGELAVTKEGALDLLAVDNGFAEVIGDTVSVLTEAAVDIEDIDLASVEEAKRRAEEALKEAEGQDLDPDEILALEAKVRFALVQQLAKNKGK; from the coding sequence ATGTCCATCAAACTCGAGATCGTAACACCCGTAGAAAAAGTCTACAGTGAGACTGTAGACTCTGTGGTGTTGCCCACATCCTCAGGTGAAGTAGGTATTCTTCCGGGTCACATCCCGCTGATTACTGAAATCCTGGCAGGTGAATTGGCAGTCACCAAAGAAGGTGCTTTAGACTTGCTCGCTGTGGATAATGGTTTTGCCGAAGTCATCGGAGACACGGTCTCTGTTCTAACGGAAGCAGCAGTAGATATCGAGGACATCGACCTTGCATCTGTCGAAGAAGCAAAACGCCGCGCAGAAGAGGCTCTTAAAGAAGCTGAGGGACAGGATTTGGATCCAGACGAGATCCTTGCTCTGGAAGCGAAGGTGCGTTTCGCACTGGTTCAGCAGCTAGCTAAAAACAAAGGCAAGTAG
- a CDS encoding glycosyltransferase family 47 protein, whose protein sequence is MPKPLKLHFINVDPNIEDEKDYYIQSVGSQSEYLVACDDPEEADWILITDFSEPYQFGLVHKLKVVSEYPEKSIIVTECDQPIEILPGLYSSGLSSCRIGRFIDGWHYPWLNRRFPNQQIQISNDEAISQKDFLATFLGYPSHIIRLRLVKLFGSYPNMDITVTKDYHHFEENDDLDSETAQKRYVNMIRKSHFSICPRGRGPSSMRLFDSMRFGVAPVIISDEWVKPSFVDWDSCSLRIKEKRLSELHHILEEHKEDSLEMGRNARTIYENYFADECLPKTLRSALDQMTLSLTTPPNVSPLIILITRLNRLVSFKTAFYKAVLYNRINRI, encoded by the coding sequence GTGCCCAAGCCTCTAAAACTCCATTTTATTAACGTCGACCCAAATATTGAGGATGAAAAGGATTACTATATCCAATCGGTTGGCTCTCAATCAGAGTACCTAGTTGCTTGCGACGATCCAGAAGAAGCAGACTGGATTTTGATTACAGACTTTTCGGAGCCCTATCAATTTGGCCTAGTTCATAAACTAAAAGTGGTATCTGAATATCCCGAAAAGTCTATCATCGTCACCGAATGTGACCAACCCATCGAGATTTTGCCTGGCCTCTATTCAAGTGGGCTTAGTTCATGCAGAATCGGCCGTTTTATTGATGGTTGGCATTATCCTTGGTTAAATCGACGATTTCCCAATCAACAGATTCAAATCTCCAATGATGAAGCCATTTCCCAGAAAGACTTTCTTGCCACGTTTCTGGGATACCCATCTCACATCATCCGTCTTCGCCTTGTAAAATTGTTCGGGAGTTATCCCAATATGGATATTACAGTTACAAAGGACTATCATCACTTTGAAGAGAACGACGATCTGGATTCCGAAACCGCCCAAAAGCGATATGTGAACATGATTCGAAAGAGTCACTTTAGCATCTGCCCCAGGGGACGTGGTCCTTCATCTATGCGATTGTTTGATTCGATGCGTTTTGGAGTAGCTCCAGTCATCATTTCCGATGAGTGGGTCAAACCTTCTTTCGTGGACTGGGACTCTTGCTCCTTACGCATTAAAGAGAAGCGTCTATCTGAACTTCACCATATATTGGAGGAGCATAAAGAAGACAGTTTGGAAATGGGCCGAAACGCTCGAACCATTTACGAAAACTATTTCGCCGATGAGTGTCTTCCAAAGACTTTAAGAAGTGCGTTGGACCAAATGACCTTGTCACTGACCACGCCGCCGAATGTGTCTCCACTTATCATACTCATTACCAGGCTAAATAGGCTGGTATCCTTTAAAACGGCCTTCTACAAAGCGGTTCTCTACAATCGGATCAACAGGATCTAA
- a CDS encoding GTP cyclohydrolase I FolE2 has protein sequence MSNPFPDSHSKPSRDYDETFQSSEEYRESLPDIQNAHSDYISGAKVAINQVGISNFKLPLNFRTKDGGVINLETSVTGTVSLAKDNKGINMSRILRVFYEFKDDVFSWNEIEKILRTYLDRLSSQDARLKLFFNYPISQTSLRSELAGFQYYQVMMEGVMSADGHFHRNLQVDFVYSSACPCSDMLSEHAREERGTYGIPHSQRSKARILAELAEGVDLPIEDLVSHCANALKTETQVMVRREDEQAFAELNGAYIKFVEDAARLVYEGLDTVEEIVDFQVSIAHLESLHSHDAVAVITKGIPNGFRGDFEDFRNLIC, from the coding sequence ATGAGTAATCCTTTTCCAGATTCCCACTCGAAACCAAGTCGTGACTATGACGAAACGTTTCAGTCGAGTGAGGAGTACCGGGAATCTTTGCCGGATATACAGAATGCCCACTCTGATTATATCTCGGGTGCAAAGGTGGCGATCAACCAGGTTGGTATATCCAACTTTAAATTGCCGCTGAATTTTAGAACCAAGGATGGCGGAGTGATAAATTTGGAAACGAGTGTCACGGGCACCGTTTCTTTGGCTAAGGACAATAAGGGTATTAATATGTCCCGTATTCTCCGAGTCTTTTATGAGTTCAAAGACGACGTGTTCAGTTGGAATGAAATTGAGAAGATCCTTCGTACCTATCTGGATCGTCTGAGCAGCCAGGATGCTCGGTTAAAACTGTTTTTCAACTACCCCATCTCTCAAACCAGTTTACGAAGTGAGCTGGCTGGATTTCAGTATTACCAGGTAATGATGGAAGGAGTGATGAGTGCTGACGGTCACTTTCATCGAAACCTACAAGTAGACTTCGTTTATTCCTCCGCTTGTCCCTGTTCAGATATGCTTTCAGAGCATGCTCGTGAAGAGCGAGGCACTTACGGAATTCCTCATTCCCAAAGAAGCAAGGCTCGCATATTGGCTGAGCTTGCTGAGGGTGTGGATCTCCCTATCGAAGATTTGGTTTCGCATTGTGCAAATGCCCTGAAGACCGAGACGCAAGTTATGGTGCGTCGAGAAGATGAGCAGGCTTTTGCAGAGCTCAACGGTGCCTACATAAAATTTGTAGAAGATGCCGCACGACTCGTCTATGAAGGACTCGATACGGTGGAAGAGATTGTCGATTTTCAGGTATCGATTGCACACCTTGAATCCCTGCATTCACACGATGCAGTCGCCGTAATAACCAAGGGAATTCCCAATGGGTTCCGCGGCGATTTCGAAGACTTTCGGAATCTTATCTGCTAG